From a region of the Mycolicibacterium sp. MU0050 genome:
- a CDS encoding DUF2277 domain-containing protein: protein MCRNITELRGLQPAATPAEIEAAARQYVRKVSGIARTSEANAAAFEAAVAEVSASTTRLLASLPPRRQPPRTQPPLRRPEVLARIAARGS from the coding sequence ATGTGCCGGAACATCACCGAACTGCGCGGGCTGCAGCCGGCGGCCACGCCGGCCGAGATCGAGGCCGCCGCCCGCCAGTACGTCCGCAAGGTCAGCGGAATCGCCCGCACCTCCGAGGCCAACGCCGCCGCGTTCGAGGCCGCCGTCGCCGAGGTCAGCGCCTCCACGACGCGGCTGCTCGCGTCGCTGCCGCCGCGTCGGCAACCGCCCAGGACGCAGCCGCCGTTGCGGCGGCCGGAGGTGCTGGCGCGGATCGCCGCCCGGGGCTCATGA
- a CDS encoding DUF1802 family protein produces the protein MTPALKEWSAAVHALLDGRQRVLLRKGGIHEKRFEVNAEEFLLFPTVAHSHAERVRPEHRDLVTAAAADSTDEAVLVRAAAKVVDVVAVQRPERLGEIADLHIWTEESVRTDRLDFRPKHRLAVLVVEVRALERPVRLPRSPDFGGCKSWVDLPVREIRGAPAHPSAELAAVAARVRATVA, from the coding sequence ATGACGCCCGCGCTCAAGGAGTGGAGCGCGGCGGTCCACGCGTTGCTCGACGGCCGCCAGCGGGTCCTGCTGCGCAAGGGCGGCATCCACGAGAAGCGCTTCGAGGTCAACGCCGAGGAGTTCCTGCTGTTCCCGACGGTTGCGCACAGCCACGCCGAGCGGGTGCGGCCCGAACACCGGGACCTGGTGACCGCGGCGGCCGCGGACAGCACCGACGAGGCCGTGCTCGTGCGCGCGGCGGCCAAGGTGGTCGATGTGGTCGCGGTGCAGCGACCGGAACGCCTCGGCGAGATCGCGGACCTGCACATCTGGACCGAGGAGTCGGTGCGCACAGACCGCCTCGACTTTCGGCCCAAACACCGCCTGGCGGTGCTGGTGGTCGAGGTACGCGCGCTCGAGCGCCCGGTGCGGCTGCCGCGCTCGCCGGACTTCGGTGGCTGCAAGAGCTGGGTCGATCTGCCCGTGCGTGAGATCCGCGGTGCCCCCGCGCACCCATCGGCGGAACTCGCCGCGGTGGCCGCGCGGGTCCGCGCCACCGTGGCCTAG
- a CDS encoding CocE/NonD family hydrolase codes for MPAARRRAHGLISRLANVPPRTTTYRVERRLRVPMRDGVELLADHYAPDTAAPSGTLLVRCPYGRGFPFSTLYAATYAARGYHVVLQSVRGTFGSGGEFEPPVHEAADGADTAAWLREQPWYTGSFGTVGLSYLGQTQWALLEDPPKDMAAAVVVVGVHNFAASSWGTGAFAANDFLGWSNMIRNQEEPNRVRLLLNHLRAGRKVARAIGQAPLAASGRTLLADGAPWWEKWIEHPDVDDPFWDRYKFYGGLDRAGVPVLLMGGWQDLFLEQTLEQYHRLHDRGVEVALTLGPWTHTHMTERAAGQVLRESLDWLGRHLGDEPGAGRAPVRYFVTGGGGWREAEQWPPTDTQDRALYLGSAGLTEQAPEAAGSRSFTFDPRRPTPTVGGRLLAPGAGRRRDDKLAARPDVLSFTSAPLTADLHVYGPPVIELDHTSDNPHVDLFVRVSEVDRKGRSRNISDGYRRLVRTEHDDPVVRIELDEIAHRFAAGTRLRVLVAGGSFPRFAPNLGTGEDPAHGARLAPATHTVHLRGASRLLLPEGPARP; via the coding sequence CTGCCGGCCGCCCGCCGGCGCGCCCACGGGCTGATCAGCCGACTGGCGAACGTCCCGCCCCGGACCACGACTTATCGGGTGGAACGGCGGCTGCGGGTCCCGATGCGCGACGGCGTCGAGCTGCTCGCCGACCATTACGCACCGGACACCGCGGCACCGTCCGGCACCCTGCTGGTGCGCTGCCCCTACGGCCGCGGATTTCCGTTCTCCACGCTGTACGCCGCCACCTACGCCGCCCGCGGGTATCACGTGGTGCTGCAGAGCGTGCGCGGCACGTTCGGCTCCGGCGGCGAGTTCGAACCGCCGGTCCACGAGGCGGCCGACGGCGCCGACACGGCCGCCTGGTTGCGCGAACAGCCCTGGTACACGGGTTCTTTCGGCACCGTCGGGCTGTCCTACCTGGGGCAGACACAGTGGGCGCTACTGGAGGACCCGCCGAAGGACATGGCCGCAGCGGTGGTGGTGGTCGGCGTGCACAACTTCGCCGCGTCCTCATGGGGCACCGGGGCGTTCGCGGCCAACGACTTCCTGGGCTGGAGCAACATGATCCGCAACCAGGAGGAGCCCAACCGGGTCCGGCTGCTGCTCAACCACCTGCGGGCGGGCCGGAAGGTGGCGCGCGCCATCGGGCAGGCCCCGCTGGCGGCCTCCGGGCGGACGTTGCTCGCCGATGGCGCGCCGTGGTGGGAGAAATGGATCGAACACCCGGACGTCGACGACCCGTTCTGGGACCGGTACAAGTTCTACGGCGGCCTCGACCGCGCCGGCGTGCCGGTGCTGCTGATGGGCGGCTGGCAGGACCTCTTCCTGGAGCAGACCCTCGAGCAGTACCACCGACTGCACGACCGCGGGGTCGAGGTCGCGCTGACGCTCGGGCCGTGGACGCACACGCACATGACCGAGCGCGCGGCCGGGCAGGTGCTCCGCGAGAGTCTGGATTGGCTCGGTCGCCACCTCGGGGACGAACCCGGCGCCGGGCGCGCCCCGGTGCGCTACTTCGTCACCGGCGGAGGCGGCTGGCGCGAGGCCGAGCAGTGGCCGCCGACCGACACCCAGGATCGTGCGCTGTACCTGGGATCGGCCGGGCTGACCGAACAGGCGCCGGAGGCCGCCGGTTCCCGCTCGTTCACCTTCGACCCGCGTCGGCCCACGCCCACGGTCGGCGGGCGCCTGCTCGCCCCGGGCGCGGGGCGACGGCGCGACGATAAGCTCGCCGCGCGCCCGGATGTGCTCAGCTTCACCAGCGCCCCCCTGACCGCCGACCTCCACGTCTACGGCCCGCCGGTCATCGAACTCGACCACACCTCGGACAACCCGCACGTCGACCTGTTCGTCCGGGTCAGCGAGGTGGACCGAAAAGGGCGTTCCCGCAACATCAGCGACGGATACCGGCGGCTGGTGCGCACCGAGCACGACGACCCGGTGGTCCGGATCGAACTCGACGAGATCGCGCATCGCTTCGCGGCCGGAACCCGGCTTCGGGTGCTGGTGGCCGGCGGCTCGTTTCCGCGCTTCGCGCCGAACCTGGGCACCGGCGAGGACCCCGCACACGGCGCGCGGCTGGCCCCGGCCACCCACACCGTGCACCTGCGCGGCGCGTCCCGCCTGCTGCTGCCGGAGGGCCCGGCGCGCCCCTAG
- a CDS encoding sugar phosphate isomerase/epimerase family protein gives MTATGRPFARLSLNTKTTNAWTLREAVQGAADAGLPAVGLWRDRVAEAGLDVAAKLVRDNGLRVSSLCRGGFLTGAGDSSAALDDNRRAIDEAAALGTSELVLVVGGVPDRDLVGARARVAERIAELVPYAAEREVRLALEPLHPMFCADRAVISTLGQALQLAAPHPADTVGVVIDTFHVWWDPDLAAGIATAGRQGRISSFQVCDWLVPMAADPLLSRGMMGDGVIDFGAIATLVAEAGYDGDVEVEIFNEAVWATDGRTVIDTMKRRFADLVLPAL, from the coding sequence ATGACCGCGACGGGACGACCGTTTGCCCGGTTGTCGCTCAACACCAAGACCACCAATGCCTGGACCCTGCGCGAGGCGGTGCAGGGCGCTGCCGACGCCGGCCTGCCCGCCGTCGGCCTGTGGCGGGACCGGGTCGCCGAAGCCGGTCTGGACGTCGCGGCAAAACTCGTGCGGGACAACGGGCTTCGAGTCTCGAGCCTGTGTCGTGGCGGCTTCCTCACCGGCGCCGGGGACAGCTCGGCGGCGCTGGACGACAACCGGCGCGCCATCGACGAGGCGGCGGCCCTGGGCACCTCGGAACTGGTGCTGGTGGTCGGTGGCGTCCCCGACCGAGACCTGGTGGGCGCCCGCGCTCGGGTGGCCGAGCGGATCGCCGAACTGGTGCCCTACGCCGCCGAGCGTGAGGTGCGACTGGCGCTCGAACCCCTGCACCCGATGTTCTGTGCGGACCGTGCCGTCATCTCCACCCTGGGGCAGGCGTTGCAGCTGGCTGCGCCGCACCCTGCGGATACCGTCGGCGTGGTGATCGACACCTTCCACGTGTGGTGGGATCCGGACCTGGCTGCCGGCATCGCGACGGCGGGCCGGCAGGGACGGATCAGCTCCTTCCAGGTGTGCGACTGGCTGGTGCCGATGGCCGCGGACCCGCTGCTCTCGCGCGGCATGATGGGCGACGGCGTCATAGACTTCGGTGCCATCGCCACGCTGGTGGCGGAAGCGGGCTACGACGGCGACGTGGAGGTCGAGATTTTCAACGAGGCGGTGTGGGCCACCGACGGGCGGACCGTCATCGACACGATGAAGCGCCGATTCGCCGATCTGGTGCTGCCCGCGTTGTGA
- a CDS encoding metallophosphoesterase family protein encodes MTHETATRSRPTLWAVSDLHTGHTGNKPVTESLYPSSPDDWLIVAGDVAERTDEIRWSLDLLRKRFAKVIWVPGNHELWTTGKDPVQVFGRARYDYLVNMCDEMGVLTPEHPYPVWTDEGGPATIVPMFLLYDYSFLPAGATTKAEGLAIAKERSVVATDEYLLSSEPYATKDAWCRDRLKHTRKRLEDLDWMTPTVLVNHFPLVRDPCDVMFYPEFSLWCGTTDTADWHTRYNAVCSVYGHLHIPRTTWYDGVRFEEVSVGYPREWRRRKPYRWLRQVLPDPQYAPGYLNEFGGHFMITPEMRAASEKFRDRLRSRRS; translated from the coding sequence GTGACACACGAGACTGCGACCAGATCGCGCCCCACGCTGTGGGCGGTCAGCGATCTGCACACCGGTCACACCGGGAACAAGCCGGTCACCGAGTCGCTCTACCCCTCCTCGCCGGACGACTGGCTGATCGTCGCCGGCGACGTAGCCGAGCGCACCGACGAGATCCGCTGGTCGCTGGATCTGCTGCGCAAGCGGTTCGCGAAGGTGATCTGGGTGCCCGGCAACCACGAACTGTGGACCACGGGTAAGGATCCGGTGCAGGTGTTCGGCCGCGCCCGGTACGACTACCTGGTCAACATGTGCGACGAGATGGGGGTGCTCACCCCGGAGCACCCGTATCCGGTATGGACCGACGAGGGCGGCCCGGCCACCATCGTCCCGATGTTCCTGCTCTACGACTACAGCTTCCTGCCGGCCGGGGCGACCACCAAGGCCGAGGGGCTGGCGATCGCCAAGGAACGCAGCGTCGTGGCCACCGACGAGTATCTGCTCTCCAGCGAGCCCTACGCCACCAAGGACGCCTGGTGCCGGGACCGGCTCAAGCACACCCGCAAGCGCCTCGAGGATCTCGACTGGATGACCCCGACGGTCCTGGTGAACCACTTCCCGCTGGTGCGCGACCCCTGCGACGTGATGTTCTACCCGGAGTTCTCGCTGTGGTGCGGAACCACCGACACCGCCGACTGGCACACCCGCTACAACGCGGTGTGCTCGGTCTACGGTCACCTGCACATCCCGCGCACCACCTGGTACGACGGGGTCCGTTTCGAAGAGGTGTCGGTCGGTTACCCGCGCGAGTGGCGGCGCCGCAAACCCTATCGGTGGCTGCGCCAGGTACTGCCGGATCCGCAGTACGCGCCCGGTTACCTCAACGAGTTCGGCGGCCACTTCATGATCACCCCGGAGATGCGGGCCGCCTCCGAGAAGTTCCGGGATCGGTTGCGCAGCAGGCGGTCATGA
- a CDS encoding 4'-phosphopantetheinyl transferase, with protein sequence MTKRIGAIVPDSVYTAEVFTDPPGLAPLPEEAPLVATSVAKRRNEFVTVRHCARLALNELGVGPAPILKGPKGEPRWPDGVVGSLTHCEGYRGAVVGSSTTVRSVGIDAEPHDVLPDGVLGAISLDVERTEISALPAGLHWDRILFCAKEATYKAWFPLTERWLGFEDAHISFEVDDSGASGRFTSRILIDPVAKSGPPLATLRGRWSVTDGLALTAIVL encoded by the coding sequence ATGACCAAACGTATCGGGGCCATCGTGCCCGACTCGGTGTACACGGCCGAGGTTTTCACCGACCCGCCCGGGCTGGCCCCGCTGCCGGAGGAGGCGCCGCTGGTCGCCACCTCGGTGGCCAAGCGGCGCAACGAGTTCGTCACCGTGCGGCACTGCGCGCGGCTGGCGCTGAACGAACTCGGGGTCGGTCCCGCACCGATCCTCAAGGGCCCCAAGGGGGAACCGCGCTGGCCCGACGGTGTGGTCGGCAGCCTGACGCACTGCGAGGGCTACCGCGGCGCGGTGGTGGGGTCGAGCACCACGGTGCGGTCCGTCGGCATCGACGCCGAACCGCACGACGTGCTGCCCGACGGCGTGCTGGGCGCGATCAGCCTGGACGTCGAGCGGACCGAGATCTCGGCGCTGCCGGCCGGCCTGCACTGGGACCGAATCCTGTTCTGCGCCAAGGAGGCCACCTACAAGGCCTGGTTCCCGCTGACGGAGCGCTGGCTGGGGTTCGAGGACGCCCACATCAGCTTCGAGGTCGACGACTCCGGTGCGTCGGGCCGGTTCACCTCCAGGATCCTGATCGACCCGGTCGCCAAGTCGGGGCCACCCCTGGCCACGCTGCGGGGCCGCTGGTCGGTCACCGACGGGCTGGCGCTGACGGCGATCGTGTTGTGA
- a CDS encoding enoyl-CoA hydratase yields the protein MSDSEVLLIDTTDRVRTLTLNRPKSRNALSKALRTELFAALAAAQTDDDVDVVILTGADPVFCAGLDLKELGDTTELPDISPKWPEMDKPVIGAINGAAVTGGLEIALYCDVLIASEQAAFADTHARVGLLPTWGLSVRLPQKVGVGLARRMSLTGDYLSAADALRAGLVTEVVPHDQLLDAARAVAASIVGNNQKAVRALLDSYHRIDGAQTNGSLWLEAEAARAWMRSTSGDDIAASRSSVIDRGRSQVR from the coding sequence ATGAGTGACTCCGAGGTTCTGCTGATCGACACCACCGACCGGGTACGCACACTGACGCTGAACCGGCCCAAGTCCCGCAACGCGCTGTCGAAGGCGCTGCGCACGGAGCTGTTCGCTGCCCTGGCGGCCGCCCAGACCGACGACGACGTCGACGTCGTGATCCTCACCGGCGCCGACCCGGTCTTCTGCGCGGGCCTGGACCTCAAGGAACTCGGCGACACCACCGAGTTGCCCGACATCTCCCCCAAGTGGCCGGAGATGGACAAGCCGGTGATCGGCGCCATCAACGGCGCCGCCGTCACCGGTGGTCTCGAGATCGCGCTGTATTGCGATGTGCTGATCGCCTCGGAGCAGGCCGCGTTCGCCGACACCCACGCGCGCGTCGGGTTGCTGCCCACGTGGGGGCTGTCGGTGCGGCTGCCCCAGAAGGTCGGGGTGGGGCTGGCGCGCCGGATGAGCCTGACCGGTGACTACCTGTCGGCCGCCGACGCGCTGCGGGCCGGACTGGTCACCGAGGTGGTGCCGCACGACCAGCTGCTCGACGCCGCCCGCGCCGTGGCGGCCTCGATCGTCGGCAACAACCAGAAGGCCGTGCGGGCGCTGCTGGACTCCTACCACCGCATCGACGGCGCGCAGACCAACGGGTCGCTGTGGCTCGAGGCCGAGGCCGCCCGCGCCTGGATGCGCTCGACGTCCGGCGACGACATCGCCGCGAGCCGCTCGTCGGTGATCGACCGGGGCCGCAGCCAGGTCCGCTGA
- a CDS encoding glycerate kinase encodes MKVVIAPDSFKGSASATEVAGALAQGWRSVRGDDDLVLLPQADGGEGTLEAIAESAPWRWQHAEVSGPDGRPVRARWLRHDDGRAVVELAESSGIALMTQLDPWGASSRGLGEVIAAALAAGATSVQVGLGGSASTDGGAGVLAALGLVAVDAGGNPIEAGARGLTQVDHVDAEGLSSLPPRGVELLVDTEAPLYGPRGAAAVFGPQKGATDRDVAALDEALRRWARALTEAGLVADPQRPGAGAAGGVGFGLLAWGATAVSGSRRIGEITGLPEGLATADVVVTGEGRFDDTSLGGKLVGHVLSAAAAAGAAPVVVAGQVATQCAVPTVSLTELAGSAEAAMREPLRWLHAAGAAAARAV; translated from the coding sequence GTGAAGGTCGTCATTGCGCCCGACTCCTTCAAGGGTTCCGCGTCGGCGACCGAGGTTGCGGGCGCGCTGGCGCAGGGCTGGCGCTCGGTGCGCGGCGACGACGACCTCGTGCTGCTGCCGCAGGCCGACGGCGGGGAGGGCACCCTCGAGGCGATCGCCGAGTCGGCGCCGTGGCGCTGGCAACACGCGGAGGTGTCCGGCCCTGACGGTCGACCGGTTCGCGCGCGCTGGCTGCGGCACGACGACGGGCGCGCCGTGGTCGAGTTGGCCGAATCGTCGGGCATCGCGTTGATGACGCAACTGGATCCGTGGGGTGCGAGCAGCCGCGGCCTGGGCGAGGTGATCGCGGCAGCGCTGGCCGCCGGGGCGACCTCGGTGCAAGTGGGCCTGGGCGGATCGGCGAGCACCGACGGCGGCGCCGGCGTGTTGGCGGCGTTGGGTCTGGTGGCCGTCGATGCCGGTGGGAACCCGATCGAGGCCGGGGCGCGCGGTCTCACCCAGGTGGACCACGTTGACGCCGAAGGGCTTTCGTCGCTGCCACCACGGGGTGTCGAGCTGTTGGTCGACACCGAGGCGCCGCTGTACGGCCCGCGCGGGGCCGCCGCGGTCTTCGGTCCGCAGAAGGGCGCGACCGACCGGGACGTCGCCGCCCTGGACGAGGCCCTGCGGCGGTGGGCGCGGGCGCTCACCGAGGCCGGACTGGTCGCCGACCCGCAGCGGCCCGGCGCGGGAGCGGCCGGTGGGGTCGGATTCGGGCTGCTGGCCTGGGGCGCGACCGCGGTGTCGGGCTCCCGGCGCATCGGCGAGATCACCGGTCTGCCCGAAGGGTTGGCCACCGCGGACGTCGTCGTCACCGGTGAGGGCCGCTTCGACGACACGTCGCTGGGCGGCAAGCTGGTCGGTCACGTGCTCTCGGCGGCCGCCGCCGCCGGCGCCGCGCCGGTGGTCGTCGCCGGCCAGGTCGCCACGCAGTGCGCGGTGCCGACGGTGTCGCTGACCGAGCTCGCCGGATCGGCGGAGGCGGCGATGCGCGAGCCGCTGCGCTGGCTGCACGCCGCGGGCGCGGCGGCCGCGCGGGCGGTGTAG
- a CDS encoding DUF3558 domain-containing protein: protein MVAKMRLFAALGAAFAAALVGVQTTLPAGPTASEVALRSTDAPLNPAPRSPVIDYTDPEPFNPCTDIPLDVVNGLGLGFTPPEQENSLRCKYDAGPYQLAVEAIIWRTYEKSLPPDAVELDINGHRAAQFWVMKPTDWNNRWWITCMITFRTSYGVIQQSLFYSPIHSPSRPDCMQENLNRAHQLTPHYIF, encoded by the coding sequence ATGGTCGCCAAGATGCGGTTGTTCGCAGCGTTGGGGGCGGCGTTCGCCGCGGCCCTGGTCGGCGTGCAGACCACGCTGCCCGCCGGGCCGACGGCCAGCGAGGTGGCGCTGCGCTCCACCGACGCCCCGTTGAACCCCGCACCCCGCAGCCCGGTGATCGACTACACCGACCCGGAGCCGTTCAACCCCTGCACCGACATCCCGCTGGACGTCGTCAACGGGCTGGGCCTGGGGTTCACGCCGCCCGAGCAGGAGAACAGCCTGCGGTGCAAGTACGACGCGGGCCCCTACCAGCTGGCCGTCGAGGCCATCATCTGGCGCACCTACGAGAAGTCGCTGCCGCCGGATGCCGTCGAGCTGGACATCAACGGCCATCGCGCCGCGCAGTTCTGGGTGATGAAGCCCACCGACTGGAACAACCGGTGGTGGATCACCTGCATGATCACCTTCCGCACCAGCTACGGCGTGATCCAGCAGTCGCTGTTCTATTCGCCGATCCATTCCCCGAGCCGGCCGGACTGCATGCAGGAAAACCTGAACCGGGCCCATCAACTGACCCCGCACTACATCTTCTGA